CCAAACACAAAAAACTAGTGAAAGTTTCGAAGTTGGGGgtatgtttttttagataatagttaGGGATATGTTTTAGCTGAATGAATGGTGATTGATACTCCAAAATTGTATGTGCTGTGGTCATGACTTGGACAAATTCGAGGTTGCTTAAAAAAAGACAGGGAAAATCAGTGTTTGGCAGAAATAGTGTGAATTCAAGActcaggccttgtttagttcgcgaaaaaaaaaattttgggtgttacatcggacgtttgaccggatgtcggaaggggttttcagatacgaatgaaaaaaactaatttcataactcgcctggaaaccaagagacgaatttattaaacctaattaatctgttattagcatatgtgggttactgtagcatttatgggtaatcatggactaattaggctcaaaagattcatctcgcgattttcatgcaaactgtgcaattagtttttcattttatctatatttaatgctccatgcatgtgtccgaagattcgatgtgatgtttttcggaaaaaaattttgggaactaaacaaggcctcaaTAGATACTTATGGAGGATCTTTTGAGTGGCTTGCGTTTCTGCAATGTTGTTGGACGGTCGACCTTCTGCTAAAGTGTGGTATCGACAGTCACTCGACATTGCCTCCTCTGCACCCAATAACAGAAGACGGCGAACCACATCCATCTTAACTATGTTTTTTCTTGCCAAGTATGGTACCATGTTCTGTCTCCTCCTGGTTGGCCCGACCTCGCTCTTTTCTGTGGTTGTTCTCTCTAGGTTTGGTGACCGTCTGCTAGGGCTCGTTTACCTGAGTATCTTCGCAAGGGCTTCGACTCTTTGGTCCTCCTGGTCTCCTGACAACTGTGGAATGAGCAGAACTTTAGAGTATTCGATCGCTCACTCTCTTCGGTTTTCAATGGTGCTAGAGTCTATCCTCCAGGAAGGCCGTATGTGGTCATCTGCTGGAACTGCTGCTTTTGAGGACTTTTGCTAGGAGTTTAGTGGGACTCCGCCCTCTAGGAGTTTTTCATCTTTTTTAAGTTGTCTATAAGTTGTCTTTTCTTTTCGGTTTTTTATTTCTCGTCCCCCGACAATAACACTTTAGTTGTTTGTGTTATGTAATTAAAACGttgttttcttctaatatattgtcGTGTAACTTTTTTCTATGTTGGGGAAAATACTTACATAGGATGATGGTGTAATAGTATGTTTCCTGTTTCACGATTTAGGTCGgcatgcgatgcgatgcgaCTCAGTGACTAAACTTTACTTCGACTTGACTTGACTTAGTTTACGACCTTGTATTTCCCAGTCTTGGACGGTGATCTCCATTGCTTTTGTGATTTTGCTTAATCATTTTTTAAGTTGGCTTTTCAAAAGGGCTCCAATAAGTGAGGTAAATTAGTCAGACTTAATGACACAAATTTCCGTAGCCTGACAAAGTACACACATACACAGTACACGCTCGTATGCACACATGATGCACATGTCGCGCGCGCTGcctcgccacgccacgccgcgccgcgcggctTATAAGCCAGACAccggcgcgcgcgccctcgccacTCGCGAGCTTCTACTGCTGTCTCTGAGATACTGTCAGTGCACTGTCTGTGCGTTCCCGGCCATGTCCGCCGCCGCGGTCACCGCCACGCCGCGCCACGCCCGGCCGTCTCCTCTCAACCCGAACGccagggccgcggcggcggcggccgccgcggcgccgccgaacGCCGTGTCCACCACCAGGACGCACCTCGCCAACCTCgaccgcctcctcgtccggccgccgccgctccccctgCCGCTCCAGAACAAGGGGGCGCCGCCGGCCGATgacctcggcgacggcggcggcgccgccaccaccgacgaccggagcggccGCTGCGGGCTGCTCAACGCGCTCAACCTGTCCACGTTCCTGCCCTTCGTCCGCAAGCCGGCCGTCGACGAGATGTCGCCGCGCAGCCTCGCGCACCTGCAGCGCCTCCTCACGCTGTCGCCGCGGCCCTCGCCGAAAggctccatcgccggcgagTGGCGGAGGTATCACAGCGAGGGCGGCTGGGACGGGCTGCTCGACCCGCTCGACCAGAACCTCCGCCGCGAGGTCCTCCGCTACGGCGACTTCGTGCAGGCCGCGTACACGGCGTTCCACTccatgccgtcgtcgtcgtcggcggcggcgtcgcagcACAGCCAGCACCGGACGCTCGTGCTCCCCGACCGGTCGTACCGGCCGACGCGCAGCCTGTTCGCCACGTCGTCGCTGTCCATcccggcgtgggcgcggcggcggtcggcgcccgGGTGGCTCACGCAGCGCTCCAGCTTCGTCGGCTACGTCGCCGTCTGCGACAACGAGGGCGAGGTCCAGCGCATGGGCCGCCGGGACATCGCCATCGTCCTGCGCGGCACGGCGACGTGCCCCGAGTGGGCGGAGAacctccgcgccggcctcgtgccggtcgacgacgacgacgacgacgacgtcggctcGCCGCAGAACGCGCCGAAGGTGGCGAAGGGGTTCTTGAGCCTGTACAAGACGGCCGGCGACCACGTCCCCAGCCTCTCCGACGCCATAGTCGACGAGGTGAGGCGCCTCGTCGAGGTCTTCGAGGGGGAGGAGCTGAGCATCACGGTGGTGGGACACAGCCTCGGCGCGTCgctcgccgtcctcgccgccgacgagctcagCGCTTGCCTGTCCGCGGACGTGGCTGAacatcgccggcggccaccgccgatCGCCGTGGTGTCCTTCGGCGGCCCGAAGACCGGGAACCGCGCGTTCGCCGACCGCCTCCAGAACGGCCGCGGCGTGAACGTGCTCCGCGTGGTGAACGCCGGCGACGTGGTGACGCgggtgccggcgccggcgatggcgcgggagggggaggggcacGTGCACGCCGGCGCGGAGCTGAGGCTGGACAGCCGCGACTCGCCGTGCCTCCGCCCGGACGCCGGGCCGGCGTGCTGCCACGACCTGGAGGCGTACCTCCACCTGCTCGACGGCTTCGCCGGCTCCGGCCGGCCGTTCCGCGCCGACGCGAGCCGCAGCGTGGCGCGGCTGCTGACCTACCAGCGTCCCAACGTGAGGGGCGCCTACGTCGAGCGCGCCAGGGTGCTCGGCTTCGagccggcgacgccgcggaCCGCCACCGccaacggcgccggcggcggagccgaGGGGCATTACGGCTACTTGGCTAGCCCAACATGATCGTTGCGTACTACTACCACtgtagcatgcatgcattgtCGTGTACCACCTTAATTGTTATAGGAGTAAATTGTATCGATAGTACAAGAACTTGTTATGTGGGTGCAATCTAATGTATGGACTTGTAAAATGCTTGTTTTGATACGTGAACTTTTCTTGCTCATATGAATTAAAGTCAAAAGGACATTATATAACTAATTTGTTGATTTAGATGCTGATTAGGATACTACGTAGAGACATACACTTGTTCAATAAAAAGATAGAATGATATATAGTGATCgtagagaaagatataaaataCCGAGCAATGATTCATGGGTTAGAAACATATGAAATTCAAGATAAAGTAGAgaacaaatttataaatataacatattttatgCATACTCACTATTCGTATGGACGCcacatcctaatcaacatcaGCTAGGTAAAATTAACCTTGCTAAGCCATTTTAGACCTAGATCACACGTATTAGATAAGTTCGtgtaaaaaaagaacattttacAAGTTCATATACTAAATTGCACACACCTAACAAGTTTATATACCACCAATGTAATTTACTCGGGAATGGTATTTAACTCGTAATTGAGATGTATCTGCACGTGTTTCTTGATGTGCATTAATTCTACTGCATATATGATCAAGAGGTGATGCGGTTGAGTCAACTTAACGGTGAACTTTTTTTGAGAACTAACGATGAACTTGTTGGTGTAGTCGTACGTTATGCGTATGCTTTTTGGTGGCAAATTAGGTGGTCGTTATCAAATGACTGGTTTCTGGACATTACGAAATCTGTCAACCATCAGTGGCAAAGCTATATAGTGTTTGGGGTACACATGAACCCCCCAATTCCTAATTTCTCACTTAAAAAGACTAAAATATATAGTGTTGtattaaaattttctatattctcAATGGTAGTGCACCCTCTTATTTTGATGCTAGCTTCGCCCCTGTCAACCACTCATGATCGTGCATCATTGGGTGCATATGTGCATCATCAGGCACAAGCATATGTGACATACAGTACCGATTTGATGCTTGAACTACTGAAGTTCGTACCTCAAAtaccattattattatttagaCAAGAGCTCCAGGACTATTTGTTACTCCCTCTATAAATAAAAAACGAATTCCCTGTCAGGGGCGGATCCCATGTGATTCATGGGTATTCACCTGAATACCCatagaatttttaaaaaaataactatatatAGGTATgttatgcatatatacatgagAAATTAGAAGGAAGTACAGCATGTATAGCCCAAATGAAAAGAAGCCCATTTATTCGCAGCAGACCATACATTCCTCCCCATCTTGGCCCAACGAATAGGCCCACTGGCCCAAAAACGAACAAAACCCTAGTCCCTATCCCCCGGTCAGCTAGTCCCCACGCCTTCTGTCGTCCCAGCCCCAATCCGCCGCGCCTCCACTCATCCCCACCGACGGGCGACGGGGCATCGAGAGCTCGAcgctcggcggcgccggccgccggctcgGCGCGTCGCCAGAATCGCCACCAGCCTCATCTCCCTGGACCCTGGTCCCTGGGCCTGCTGCTGCGGAGGCGGCGTGGCctgcgacgacgccgccgcctcctcggggACGGGCGACGCTGAGCAGCTGAGGTTcgcacggacggcggcggcgctgcggcgcacggcggcagcCGGTTGCGGCGACGCACCCCCGCGTCGGCGCGTCCCCTTGGTCCCTAGACAGCTGGACAGTGGACTGGCACTGGTAAAATAAATCCTCTTGTCAAATTCCCCAAGCGATTGGCCATTGCTTAATTGCTATTGCTTAGAAGTTAAATTAGTCAGAAATTTGAACTGTAGGTcttgaaatttgaaaaatgaagaagaagaagacaataGATTTGAAGTCTTTGTGGGAAAGGTCAACCAAGTCTCAGAAAGTAGCTTCCACCTCTGATCCAAAACCATTAACCATTGAGAGTGAAGTTCAGATCCCAGAAAATGCCCCTTCTAGTCCTATTCAGCTACTACTTGAAGCACCCAATGCCTATGATAGTGATATGTCCCCAAGTGTGCAGTTGGAGATAGACATCTTGACTATTGTGCTACTGTTTGTACCTTTAAGGCTTTAAACATGTCATTACCACTCCTGTATGATTTTCCCAGTCCAATTTTTTGAGttctgtatgatttttttttcagctttgAATACCCTTTGCTCAAAtcctggatccgccactgttCCCTGTGTCCAGATTTATATTCATGAGCTATTCTTTTACTACGATGAAGAGAGTGCCAAAGAGGTTAAGCAAGCAATGTGCAAACTTTCGTTCAAATGCTTGAGCCGCTGAAATCCATGTTGGATTCACCCCCCATTCGTACAAGATAGGTCATATATTCACATGAGTTTCGTAACTTCGTTCAGAGGCTTGTTTCTGAAAATCCGTAGAAAGAAAATCTActccatatatataatatgcaTCACTCTTTGAGGAAAACAATACATTCCATCCGTCCAAAAACATAACTATTTTtggaatttagttttttttttccaaaatttaaaatatttcatCACCTATTTCATCTCAACTAATCATAATTTTCTCCTATTTAATGTCCCGCTACGTTTTCTTATCAACCAATAACAATCTTTCATCATTTTATTTGACCTACTTTTTAGATTTATATAAAGTCTCTATAAATACATTTTAAGATATGATAAGTggatgtttctttctttttatatgTGTGTGGGGGGTGGCTGAATGTAATATGGGCAACAAGGACAGTGACAGGAGTGGCAACATGCAGGGACAAACCGGCCTCTCTCTACCACGTTCACAGCGAGAATGCAAGTGGATCTGTGGATGCATGCCTCGGTGGCGTGCGTGTCAACAGTGGTCAGTGTAGTGGATGACACATTCTTTCTCCCCTTGCACTGTCGGAGACGATATATATGATTCCATCAGTTAACTTCTCTCAAATCAAAATTTTCGTTTAAATATTTTAACTTTTATTCAAGTTATAACAAAAGCTGTACAGTtgtagattaaaaaaactataagTGATCATTTCCACATCTATTTTATATTCTCACTAGCTATTTCTCCGAATCCAAAACTCTCCAAACAAATCTAGTTTTTCTCAAACGTGTAATTGGaatgcacgtcaatatattaaaagaaaagaatatttGTTACGCAATGCAATCAGCCCAAACAAACCTTGTCGCACACTATGCTGCTGGATGGATCACGCAAATGCACCTTAGTGGTAGTGGAGTAGATAAGCAGCCAACTATCAAACCGCAACGTGCTCAATGCTAACGACGTGCTAGCCTATGGCTTATTTTACCTTTTAGctctaataaaaataaaaaaatatatctaactGCTTCAGCAGACACACCTGCTTGTTGTCCTGCTGTGGCTTGCGTTAGATTTGTAATAATATAGTTTATTATATggttgattgattaattaaattaTTAGCAGTCCCTTAAAAAATAATGTAGCAGTACTTGTGTAGTACGGACTATGTATATATTTTGATGTCAGTGTATGCATGTATGGGAGTTGAAAGAAGCTTAGATTTTTAAAATGAAGTCGTCATACTGTGTAAATCATGTTGTATTACCGTAACCACTTGCCGTTGCCTCGGGATATAAGTTTACTTTAGATCCCtcaatttatcattgaatctgaAATCCGTCCTGAACCGTACTACCAGATATGACGTGTCCATCAACTTTCAAAACCAATACAAATAAGATTCCAAAGCGGTTTCAACGGTAGTTTCGGCTGACGTAGTGCTAAACCGGGTCCCCTTCTCCGCCAACCTTGTGGCTCCTCGGCATGGAGAAGGATGGCGGTCCATGGGTGGCTGTTGGATGCCGGGAAGGAGAAGAAGCAAGAaaggagaaaagagaaagaaaataaaaggaaggcGATACCCActgcatttttttatttttaatcagACACTCACTGACATGTCGACCCCATGGTTTTTCTTGACTTTAAGTGCCATGCCAATGTCAtgtaggcgccacatcagccgAACCACCATATTGGGATCTTATTTGTATTGGTTTTGAAAGTCTAGGGATGCGCCATATGTATTGCGGTTAGGTATAAATTTTAGACTCGACGACAAATTAAGGGATCCAATGTAAACTTATTTCTTGTCTTGGTGAACTACTGGGCCAAGATACCCAGTCTGACCAAAAGGCCCATTTACAGGTCGGCCTGCCTTGTCTCGCTGCGTTGCAATTGAATACGGCCCAACATGGAGGCCATTACTGGCAGGCCTGCTCGCGGTTCAGCAAAACGGCCCATTAAATACTCGGCCCAATTAATCTTGGTGAGTTCGAGGCTATCCCATTCCGGCCCAAACTGCTGGTGAATTGCTCCTGGGAATACGGCCCAAATTGTTCGGCCGCGCTTAGGGCCGTCGGATCAAGACGGATGGCCTGCGATGCTCCACGTAGTCGACCAGCCATCCTccgccctcgtcgccgtttccgcCACCGTTCccggcgagctccgccgcctccttcgccgaCGATCTGGTCTTCCATGGCCAGCAAGGGAAATTCTGTAGATCTCAGGATCTCTCAACCCCCCCTCGAATTCGTCCAACCCGAGTGGAACCGCTCGCTGAGAGGAGAGATCAAGAGGTTGGTGGTGGTGCTctgctcggcggcgatggtatcctcctcctccccaaccTGCTTGGTCCACGCCGCCTCCGATCGATTCCGCGGAGATATCTATGGGCTTTCCTCtcgcctccccgcgccgccacgGCAGCGCACACTAGGTCATCAACGGGCGGATCGCTGGGCGGGATCAGCCGCCCCCATCGATCTCGccatggcggcgaggcgagTCGTCAGCACCCTCACTACGCTGCGCTGCGCCACCCACTTCTCGTCTGACGAATCTGCCGTCATCGGTTGGGATTGGGATTTGGTAGTGCGATTGTTGGTGTTCGTTTATGTTCAGGGTGTGCCATTTCTTCAGTCCTTCGATACATGGAAGTTCATGTGTGCCAATGAATGTACTGTTAACAGTTTTGCTGCAGGTCCAATACATGTTCTCTACCACGATGCCGCAATTCGTGTGGATGGTGATTAAGGGCAATGCTGAATTGCTGATGCATTTCTTGTTTGAATTTCAGAAGGCGATTGGAGCCGGTGATCATTTGCTTGGGGTTTTACGTGAATAAGATGGGCCAATGTGCTTTGGATAACGCCCTTCAGACTCAGACTCTTCAGTGGTAAGGACATTGGTTCAAACCTATCTAATGTTTTGTAATTGATAGAACTGTCCGGTTTGACAATAGATTTCAAGCATTAGctcaaatatttatatttctgtaGATTTCTGTAGATTACATTGATCTAGCTGGCTAATGATTTGCTCTTGCATTTCTTGTccttgtttgcaacttgcatccTGATTATTAATTTGTCCTTGGTGAAGTCTTAAGTGATGATCGTACTGTTAAAAGTCAAAAACTATATGCTCATGGATCTTCCCGACTGTGCCACCACTCCACGGTAGTGGCACAAAAACACGAGTTATCATCAATCAAAACACCTAGTGCAACTGAGTTAGTCTGCAAAGCCATGCGCATACATGTGTTCCTTTGGTTTGATGAAGTAATGGAGTAATCGAAGTGTTGAATGTGATGAACATCTCTCTGTTTAGGTCTCTTGTCAGAATGAAGATCTGTTTTTTCCCCAGCAAACCAACACCTAAATGGTGCTGTGTGCCAACTGCCGTAAGGCTCATCCAGTGCTCGTCTTTTTTGTTACACACACTATTTCATGGTCAACAAAAACCACAACAACAACCAGCTCTCTTGCAGACGTTGTTCCCAGAGAAGATTATTTTGGCTCTTCTTCTACATAGGAGTAGTacgttgcaggcttgcagctgaTGTCTCTTCTTCTTTGATGGTTACAGGTCAAAAGCTATTTGTCATTTCTCTGGCTTATTCACAGAAAGCATTCTTCCAACTACTGCTGCAATGCTGCTGCTACTCCACTACAAACAAAACTA
Above is a window of Oryza sativa Japonica Group chromosome 10, ASM3414082v1 DNA encoding:
- the LOC4349392 gene encoding phospholipase A1-Ibeta2, chloroplastic, which encodes MSAAAVTATPRHARPSPLNPNARAAAAAAAAAPPNAVSTTRTHLANLDRLLVRPPPLPLPLQNKGAPPADDLGDGGGAATTDDRSGRCGLLNALNLSTFLPFVRKPAVDEMSPRSLAHLQRLLTLSPRPSPKGSIAGEWRRYHSEGGWDGLLDPLDQNLRREVLRYGDFVQAAYTAFHSMPSSSSAAASQHSQHRTLVLPDRSYRPTRSLFATSSLSIPAWARRRSAPGWLTQRSSFVGYVAVCDNEGEVQRMGRRDIAIVLRGTATCPEWAENLRAGLVPVDDDDDDDVGSPQNAPKVAKGFLSLYKTAGDHVPSLSDAIVDEVRRLVEVFEGEELSITVVGHSLGASLAVLAADELSACLSADVAEHRRRPPPIAVVSFGGPKTGNRAFADRLQNGRGVNVLRVVNAGDVVTRVPAPAMAREGEGHVHAGAELRLDSRDSPCLRPDAGPACCHDLEAYLHLLDGFAGSGRPFRADASRSVARLLTYQRPNVRGAYVERARVLGFEPATPRTATANGAGGGAEGHYGYLASPT